A single window of Culicoides brevitarsis isolate CSIRO-B50_1 chromosome 3, AGI_CSIRO_Cbre_v1, whole genome shotgun sequence DNA harbors:
- the LOC134834484 gene encoding lysoplasmalogenase TMEM86A, with protein sequence MDYIIQLMKKTGLKIVPFIKTVVIYFMLHTYKAENHGQLWSTVVKILPIISLMIFVCLHDTKTKKGKHGSQYILLGLIFSSIGDILLNVDLFPEGMGAFAVAQAFYITSFGFKPLKMPIGLVLYTVGVLAVSLFYMNLPTILQMGLPIYGVLLLTMCWRALARATDNPCDMKNFPKLACALGAVLFVISDSLIAFDKFYIPLSFAQLAIMITYYAAQLGITLSIVELDCNKTKHDAKKIHVKNHKQKAQ encoded by the exons ATGGATTATATTATACAGCTG ATGAAGAAGACCGGATTGAAAATTGTACCATTTATCAAAACTGTcgttatatattttatgttgCACACGTACAAAGCAGAAAATCATGGGCAGTTATGGTCAACTGTTGTTAAAATCTTACCAATTATCTCTTTAATGATTTTCGTATGCCTCCATGACACCAAGACTAAAAAAGG aaaacATGGAAGTCAATATATATTATTGGGACTGATATTTTCATCGATTGGAGACATTTTGCTCAATGTAGACTTATTTCCAGAAGGAATGGGCGCATTTGCAGTCGCCCAAGCTTTTTACATAACATCATTTGGTTTCAAACCATTGAAAATGCCAATTGGCCTTGTATTATACACCGTTGGAGTTTTAG ccGTTTCATTGTTCTATATGAATTTGCCAACAATATTACAAATGGGGCTTCCTATTTATGGGGTACTCTTGTTGACAATGTGTTGGCGTGCTCTTGCACGAGCTACTGATAATCCATGTGATATGAAAAACTTCCCAAAATTGGCGTGTGCTCTTGGAGCCGTACTTTTTGTCATATCTGACTCGTTGATTGCTTTTGATAAATTCTACATTCCTTTGTCATTTGcacag TTAGCAATCATGATAACTTATTATGCTGCCCAACTCGGTATAACACTAAGTATTGTTGAACTCGACTGTAATAAAACCAAACATGATGCCAAGAAAATTCACGTTAAGAACCATAAACAGAAAGCACAATAG